A segment of the Acidimicrobiia bacterium genome:
CCCTCACGGCCGCCAGCCTCGGGATCGCCATCGGCACCGGAACGGACATCGCCATAGAGGCCGCCGACGTCGTCCTCATGTCCGGGGACCCCAGGCTGGTCGTCACTGCCCTCGACCTGGCCAAGCGGACGTTCCGCACGATCGAGCAGAACCTATTCTGGGCCTTCTTCTACAACGTCGCCGCGATTCCCCTCGCATCGGCCGGCCTCCTCGATCCGATGATCGCCGCCGGCGCCATGGCCTTCTCGAGTGTTTCCGTCGTCACCAACTCGTTGCGACTTCGCCGGTTCGGAGCCTGATCCCCGGCGCACCTCCATCGATGGCATGTCACGGGAGCAGCCCGTCATGTGCGTCGGGACCCGCGTTAGCCTTCACGCCATGGACGCCATCCGCCGCTTCCACAAGCCGAGCCTGCGGCGGCCCCGAGCCCTCATCGCCTTCGAGGGCTGGAACGACGCGTGTGACGCCGCCTCGGGAGCGGCGACCTTCGCGCTCGGCCACTACGGCGTCGAGGAGCCGTTCGCGGTGATCGAGCCCGACGAGTTCTTCGACTTCCAGGCCCACCGGCCGCGGGTCAGCATCGGGTCGGGCGGGACGAGGCAGCTGGCATGGCCGACGACGAAGTTCTACGCCGTTCCCGTGCCGGATGACGCCAGGGACTTGGTGGTCGTGATCGGTGAGGAGCCGAGCTATCGCTGGAAGACGTTCAGCCGCCATATCACACGCGTCCTCTCGGAGACCGGTGTCGAGGAGGCGGTCCTGCTGGGAGCTTTCATAGGCGAGGTGGCGCACACGCTGCCGGTGCCGATCATCGGCGTCGCCACCGATCCGTCGCGGGTCTACGACTTCGGCCTCATGACGTCCACGTACGAGGGCCCGACGGGGATCGTCGGTGTGCTCCAGGAGGCGTGCCGCGAGGAGGGCATGCCGGCAATGTCGCTGTGGGCGGCGACGCCCCACTATCTGGCGGCCAATCCGAACCCGAAGGCGGCCCTCGCCCTCACGAAGATGGCTGCCAAGGTGCTCCGGCTTCCGCTCGACACGACAGAGCTCGAGACCGTCTCCGCCGAGTTCGACGAGCGGATCGCCGAGGCGCTCGCCGAATCCGACGAGCTCGCCGACTACGTGGCGGGACTGGAAGACGACGACGAGGTGATCGAGGACGAAGACCTCGACCCGGACCTCAGCGACGACCTCGTCACCGAGATCGAGGACTACCTACGCGACCAAGGCTGACGCCGAGCCGTGAGCTGCGCCGGCGTGGAGGCAGGGCGCGCCACCGCGCCGCCCTATCACAGCGCCGCCAGGAGGCGGTCGACGTCTTCGTCGGTGTTGTAGAGGTGTGGTGAGATCCTCACCGAGTCGCCGCGCACGCTCACGAAGATGCCCCGATCCCCCAGCTCGGCGGCCAACCCGTCCGGTGCTCCACCCGGCATGCGCAGTCCGATGATGTGGGGGGCGG
Coding sequences within it:
- a CDS encoding PAC2 family protein; the protein is MDAIRRFHKPSLRRPRALIAFEGWNDACDAASGAATFALGHYGVEEPFAVIEPDEFFDFQAHRPRVSIGSGGTRQLAWPTTKFYAVPVPDDARDLVVVIGEEPSYRWKTFSRHITRVLSETGVEEAVLLGAFIGEVAHTLPVPIIGVATDPSRVYDFGLMTSTYEGPTGIVGVLQEACREEGMPAMSLWAATPHYLAANPNPKAALALTKMAAKVLRLPLDTTELETVSAEFDERIAEALAESDELADYVAGLEDDDEVIEDEDLDPDLSDDLVTEIEDYLRDQG